In Nostoc sp. GT001, a genomic segment contains:
- a CDS encoding class I SAM-dependent methyltransferase produces the protein MNNKNRIAYQDNRTAIAAFNAIVMAGAEAYINGLKIPDPLLKSLLNLSMQISYKYFPSLLVPYEWLLQESDRLAEGSHELMKIQYNLPEEMFSLMLKETELLYPKYTMALWEKGASNLEQAQMQMLDDLIAKAGIEDGDEILDLGCGWGSASNYILSRFPHVKVTALNLSHGQCEYMRKKMRDPTSYLSSDRFTLYEKDFNDIDFENKFDKIMAIGLFEHVGNLTKSFQKLASFLKDDGKVLIHIITTRLLYNITHPFIDKYVFPNMRVWSYDLIPKINTDLKTINQWYLNGANYSKTLINWLMNFDQNQAKVKDLNYGMNYGKFCRMWRLYLLLCIVYFDGCDGEILGNGQYLLVHA, from the coding sequence GTGAATAACAAAAACCGAATTGCTTACCAAGATAACCGCACAGCGATCGCTGCATTCAATGCAATCGTAATGGCAGGAGCAGAGGCTTATATCAATGGGCTAAAAATCCCCGATCCTCTGCTTAAATCCCTTTTAAATCTCTCCATGCAAATCAGCTACAAATATTTTCCTTCTCTTTTAGTTCCCTATGAATGGCTGTTGCAAGAAAGCGATCGCCTTGCAGAAGGGTCACACGAACTAATGAAGATTCAATACAACCTACCCGAAGAAATGTTCAGTCTGATGTTAAAAGAGACAGAACTTTTATATCCCAAATACACAATGGCTTTATGGGAAAAAGGAGCATCTAACCTTGAGCAAGCTCAAATGCAGATGCTTGATGATTTGATCGCAAAAGCAGGCATCGAAGACGGAGACGAAATCTTAGATTTGGGATGCGGTTGGGGTTCTGCATCAAATTACATTCTTTCCCGGTTTCCGCATGTGAAAGTAACGGCTCTTAATTTGAGCCACGGGCAATGCGAATATATGCGGAAAAAAATGCGAGACCCTACCAGTTACCTTAGTTCAGATAGATTCACTCTATATGAAAAGGACTTTAATGATATTGATTTTGAGAATAAGTTTGATAAAATTATGGCGATTGGCCTGTTTGAACATGTAGGGAATTTAACGAAATCATTTCAAAAACTGGCTTCTTTCCTCAAAGATGATGGCAAGGTGTTAATTCACATAATCACAACCAGATTACTGTATAATATAACCCATCCTTTTATCGACAAATATGTTTTTCCAAACATGCGGGTGTGGAGTTATGATCTCATTCCAAAGATTAATACAGACCTGAAAACTATTAATCAATGGTATTTAAATGGTGCTAACTACTCAAAGACTCTGATAAATTGGTTGATGAATTTTGACCAAAATCAAGCGAAAGTCAAAGATTTAAATTATGGCATGAACTATGGCAAGTTCTGCCGGATGTGGAGACTTTATTTGCTCTTGTGCATTGTGTATTTTGACGGTTGTGATGGTGAAATTCTTGGTAACGGTCAATATTTGTTGGTTCATGCGTGA
- a CDS encoding GNAT family N-acetyltransferase, with amino-acid sequence MPILRTLQPGDEVSLEAFLLQHTDTSMFLRSNWRAAGLLDQGARFQGTYIAAYIDETIVAIAAHFWNGMIVVQAPVHLPEVVQAVVAQSGRAISGISGPAAQVEATKSILGLSNRPTQLDEAEILFSLALGDLQIPEALVSAKVQCRLPYPEELELLTEWCVAYNVEALGKTDTPSLRPDCDRIIEARQATAMHWVLVAGDTPVAYSAFNASLPDIVQIGGVWTPPGLRGKGYAKSVVAGSLLDARSQGVKRAILFTGDNNQAAQAVYRGIGFLPTGEKYGLVLFEVISNK; translated from the coding sequence GTGCCTATTTTGAGAACTTTGCAACCTGGAGATGAAGTATCACTGGAAGCATTTCTCTTACAACACACCGATACTTCTATGTTTTTGCGCTCTAATTGGCGAGCTGCGGGACTGCTTGACCAAGGTGCAAGATTTCAAGGAACTTACATAGCGGCCTACATAGATGAAACTATAGTGGCAATTGCAGCCCATTTTTGGAATGGGATGATCGTAGTTCAAGCCCCTGTACATCTGCCAGAAGTGGTACAAGCAGTTGTGGCACAATCTGGACGTGCCATCTCTGGAATTAGTGGCCCAGCCGCACAAGTTGAAGCAACAAAAAGCATTTTGGGACTTAGCAACCGACCAACTCAGCTTGATGAGGCTGAGATATTGTTTTCTCTAGCACTGGGAGATTTGCAAATACCTGAAGCCTTAGTATCAGCAAAGGTGCAGTGTCGTTTACCATATCCAGAAGAGTTGGAATTACTTACTGAATGGTGCGTTGCTTATAATGTGGAAGCTTTAGGAAAAACAGATACTCCCAGTTTAAGACCTGATTGCGATCGCATAATTGAGGCACGTCAAGCTACAGCTATGCATTGGGTTTTAGTAGCAGGAGATACCCCAGTTGCTTACTCTGCTTTCAATGCTAGCTTACCTGATATTGTGCAAATTGGTGGAGTCTGGACACCGCCAGGGCTGCGGGGTAAAGGCTACGCCAAAAGTGTGGTAGCAGGTTCATTGTTAGATGCGCGATCGCAAGGAGTAAAACGTGCCATCCTGTTTACAGGTGATAATAACCAAGCAGCCCAAGCAGTTTATCGAGGAATTGGCTTTTTGCCTACTGGCGAGAAGTATGGCTTAGTCTTATTTGAAGTAATAAGTAATAAGTAA
- the fusA gene encoding elongation factor G: MIPRTRIRNIGISAHIDSGKTTLSERILFYTGRIHAIEEVRGGGKGATMDFMPEEKLHGITITSAATTCQWHDTQINLIDTPGHVDFTIEVERALRVLDGAVMVLCAVAGVQSQSITVDRQMKRYRVPRLAFINKMDRTGADPFRVVQGIRDRLQLNAVLLQYPIGSEDQFQGVIDLVEMTADYFEGENGENRVKKPIPEPLRDEAQQARDKLLDTLSLFSESMTEMLLAGEEIPKELIWETIRQATLSLKFTPVLLGSAFKNKGVQNLLDAVTLYLPSPVDREVVKTAESVSVYPNPDASLVALAFKLTVESFGQLTYTRIYSGTLKPGDTVYNSRTEQRVQIGRLVRMHANKREEVQVAVAGDIVALLGVDCASGDTFCSGEPLVSLEKMFVPEPVITLAITPKKQEDSDRLSKALNRFQREDPTFRLSIDPESGATLISGMGELHLEIYLERIQREYNAEVYVGTPAVAYRETIGQQATFDYRFKKQSGGPGQYAHITGWIEPTDEPFVFENRVVGGAIPKEYIPACEKGCREAMQSGQLEGYPVTGVKVVLDGGSYHPIDSSELAFRSASHQAIEGAIAKAKPYILEPIMLVEVETPHEFMGRIQGDLSSRRALLLGSETMQGYTVIRAEVPLARMFGYSTELRSLTSGMATFTMEFACYRQS, encoded by the coding sequence ATGATTCCCCGAACACGCATCCGAAATATTGGTATCTCTGCCCACATCGACTCTGGTAAAACTACGCTGTCAGAGCGAATTCTCTTCTACACGGGCAGAATCCACGCTATTGAGGAAGTGCGGGGAGGCGGTAAGGGTGCAACGATGGATTTTATGCCAGAAGAAAAGCTGCATGGTATAACCATCACTTCCGCTGCTACCACCTGCCAGTGGCACGATACTCAAATTAACTTGATTGATACACCTGGACACGTAGATTTCACGATTGAAGTGGAACGCGCCTTGCGGGTATTAGATGGGGCAGTGATGGTGCTGTGTGCTGTGGCGGGTGTGCAGTCCCAGTCAATTACGGTGGATCGGCAAATGAAGCGCTACCGTGTGCCGCGTTTGGCGTTCATCAACAAAATGGATCGGACGGGGGCAGACCCATTTCGTGTAGTACAGGGAATACGCGATCGCTTGCAACTAAATGCGGTATTACTCCAGTATCCTATCGGCAGTGAAGACCAATTCCAGGGAGTGATTGACCTGGTAGAAATGACTGCTGACTACTTTGAGGGTGAAAACGGGGAAAACCGCGTGAAAAAGCCAATTCCCGAACCTCTTAGGGATGAGGCGCAACAGGCACGTGACAAACTGCTAGATACTTTGTCGCTGTTCTCAGAATCGATGACCGAGATGTTGTTGGCGGGTGAGGAAATTCCTAAAGAATTAATTTGGGAAACCATCCGACAAGCAACCTTGAGCCTAAAATTCACACCTGTACTGCTGGGTTCGGCATTCAAAAATAAAGGAGTGCAAAACTTATTGGATGCAGTTACGCTCTATTTACCATCTCCCGTGGATAGAGAAGTGGTTAAAACCGCAGAGTCGGTGAGTGTCTACCCTAATCCCGATGCTTCCTTGGTGGCATTGGCATTTAAACTCACCGTTGAATCCTTTGGGCAGTTGACCTATACCCGGATTTACTCTGGGACGCTCAAACCCGGTGATACCGTATACAACTCGCGGACTGAACAGCGAGTGCAAATCGGTCGCTTGGTGAGAATGCACGCCAATAAGCGAGAAGAGGTACAAGTTGCCGTAGCAGGGGATATAGTGGCTTTATTGGGTGTCGATTGTGCTTCTGGTGATACATTCTGTTCTGGAGAACCACTGGTATCTCTAGAGAAGATGTTTGTACCGGAACCAGTGATTACGCTGGCAATTACGCCCAAAAAACAGGAAGATAGCGATCGCCTTTCCAAGGCACTCAATCGCTTTCAAAGGGAAGACCCTACCTTCCGGTTGAGCATAGATCCCGAATCAGGAGCAACTTTGATTTCTGGGATGGGCGAACTCCACTTGGAAATCTACCTGGAGCGCATTCAACGGGAATATAATGCCGAGGTCTACGTCGGTACTCCTGCTGTGGCATACCGGGAAACCATTGGGCAACAAGCTACCTTTGACTACCGATTCAAGAAACAGTCAGGCGGCCCTGGTCAATACGCCCATATTACTGGGTGGATTGAACCTACAGATGAGCCGTTTGTTTTCGAGAATCGGGTGGTTGGGGGTGCGATTCCCAAAGAATATATCCCGGCGTGCGAGAAGGGTTGCCGTGAGGCGATGCAATCAGGACAGCTGGAAGGCTATCCGGTAACTGGGGTGAAAGTCGTTTTAGATGGCGGTTCTTATCATCCAATTGACTCCTCAGAATTGGCTTTCCGGTCAGCTTCCCATCAAGCAATTGAGGGTGCGATCGCCAAAGCCAAACCCTACATCCTCGAACCCATCATGCTTGTAGAGGTGGAAACACCCCACGAGTTCATGGGAAGGATTCAGGGTGACTTATCCTCGCGTCGGGCTTTGTTGTTAGGTTCCGAGACAATGCAGGGATACACGGTGATTCGGGCAGAAGTACCGCTAGCGCGAATGTTTGGGTATTCTACAGAATTGCGATCGCTTACTTCTGGTATGGCTACTTTTACAATGGAGTTTGCCTGCTATCGCCAGTCCTAG
- a CDS encoding nucleoside phosphorylase, producing the protein MANKRFYHIGFGQDDLGSSPPSIALLSGDPERSHLIAQTYLQDVRVLSENRGLNSYMGYLPNGHSILSATSGMGAPSLSIVVNELVQVGIRQIIRIGTCGSIQPYIPVGSVVISSAALCRQGAANDIAPVEYPAAADPFLTVALVKAARELKVEHYIGITASVDTFYEGQERTDSANPNLMRSLHGITEEYRRLNILNYEMECGTLFKMAGVYNFAAAAICGVVASRTDSENIILEQRDIAVRNAIATAVKAAASFE; encoded by the coding sequence ATGGCAAATAAACGTTTCTATCACATAGGCTTTGGGCAAGATGATTTAGGTTCATCACCTCCCAGCATTGCTCTATTATCTGGTGATCCAGAGCGATCGCACCTAATTGCTCAAACTTATTTACAAGATGTACGCGTGTTGTCAGAAAATCGCGGTCTCAACAGCTACATGGGATACTTACCCAATGGTCACAGCATCTTATCAGCGACAAGTGGTATGGGTGCGCCTTCATTAAGTATTGTTGTCAATGAGTTGGTACAAGTAGGAATCCGGCAAATTATTCGCATTGGTACTTGCGGTTCCATTCAACCTTATATACCAGTTGGTAGTGTTGTTATTAGCAGTGCGGCATTATGTCGCCAAGGTGCAGCGAATGACATTGCACCAGTGGAATATCCAGCCGCAGCCGATCCTTTTTTGACAGTCGCTTTAGTTAAAGCTGCACGAGAATTAAAGGTTGAACATTACATCGGAATTACGGCATCAGTTGATACTTTTTACGAAGGACAAGAACGCACTGATTCCGCCAATCCAAATTTAATGCGATCGCTGCATGGCATTACAGAAGAATATCGGCGCTTGAATATCTTGAATTACGAGATGGAATGCGGCACACTCTTCAAAATGGCAGGAGTGTATAATTTTGCTGCTGCTGCTATTTGCGGTGTAGTTGCTTCACGTACTGATAGTGAAAATATTATTCTAGAACAAAGAGATATTGCTGTTAGAAATGCGATCGCAACTGCTGTAAAAGCAGCAGCAAGCTTTGAGTAA
- a CDS encoding molybdopterin-dependent oxidoreductase yields the protein MSLILPKRTLSRRRLLQISGLSGVGFLLGGCGTNLFSDNLRQISEPLNQSLEALLLTQKPIPEFSVSAIEADKLLINTFDFTPQIDPAQFRLIIDGEVNNAMQLSMADIQKLPLTSMVIRHVCVEGWAAIVQWGGVRLRDLVALVQPKSNVRYVYFKSADGYYESWDIASVIHPQTLMAYQKNGQPLSVDNGAPMRLASPIKLGYKQSKWVTQITFVSNLLPTKKGYWEDQGYEWFAGL from the coding sequence ATGAGTCTGATTCTTCCCAAACGTACCCTATCCCGTCGTCGGTTACTGCAAATATCTGGACTTTCAGGGGTAGGCTTTCTTCTTGGTGGCTGTGGAACAAATTTGTTCTCAGATAATCTGCGGCAAATATCTGAGCCACTAAACCAAAGTCTTGAAGCACTTCTATTAACTCAAAAACCCATACCTGAATTTTCTGTCAGTGCCATAGAAGCAGATAAATTGCTGATTAATACCTTTGATTTTACCCCGCAAATCGATCCGGCACAGTTTCGCTTAATAATTGATGGTGAGGTTAATAATGCGATGCAATTGAGCATGGCAGATATTCAAAAACTACCCTTGACTTCAATGGTAATTCGCCATGTCTGTGTTGAAGGCTGGGCTGCGATCGTTCAATGGGGAGGTGTGCGATTACGAGATTTAGTAGCGCTAGTACAGCCTAAGTCAAATGTCCGCTATGTCTATTTCAAATCTGCTGATGGCTATTACGAAAGTTGGGATATTGCCTCTGTCATACATCCCCAAACTCTCATGGCTTATCAAAAGAATGGACAACCCTTATCAGTTGATAATGGTGCGCCGATGCGCCTAGCATCTCCAATTAAACTAGGTTACAAGCAAAGCAAGTGGGTAACTCAAATTACATTCGTCAGCAATTTGTTACCTACTAAAAAAGGCTATTGGGAAGATCAAGGCTATGAGTGGTTTGCAGGGCTATAA
- a CDS encoding NAD-dependent epimerase/dehydratase family protein codes for MSNNKDFSSEKSSSVKNVLIIGAAGYIGGALCRKFSQTQDFAVLALVRPSSDIEGIKPFCKEIIRSQEVEISSNDVTRAIRKHDITTVINVAWHIPLESTKEAQFGFDRIPLEAALHGASAVSPDIHVITTSGNFSLITANGGRITEIPPPLGYTLPEYLVSLDLLAGVNVLKDGLVEEYISNGGNASIVYPSSVYGSAPTRGSFWDFAIQQFITGKPHQGSQPFPPDFMTAWIHVEDLADCYIAVAQFGSKGGHYLAAPENFSISQVSKMFAQAAQVEFIPPVFENKDKVIFDDSHTREVLQLQWKYKVADEMKGWVERIKELGTYFLE; via the coding sequence ATGTCAAATAACAAAGACTTTTCATCCGAAAAAAGCTCTTCCGTTAAAAATGTCTTGATTATAGGTGCAGCCGGGTATATTGGCGGAGCGCTATGCCGAAAGTTTTCTCAGACACAAGATTTTGCCGTATTAGCACTTGTCCGTCCGAGTAGTGATATTGAGGGTATAAAGCCTTTCTGCAAAGAAATAATCCGCTCTCAAGAGGTAGAAATTTCCAGCAATGATGTTACAAGAGCAATTCGCAAGCATGATATTACAACGGTAATTAATGTAGCGTGGCACATACCTCTAGAATCAACCAAAGAAGCTCAATTCGGTTTCGACCGTATACCATTAGAAGCCGCTTTACACGGTGCTAGTGCAGTTTCGCCAGATATTCATGTAATTACAACCAGTGGGAATTTCTCTTTGATTACCGCCAATGGAGGACGAATAACAGAAATACCTCCGCCACTCGGTTATACACTGCCCGAATATTTAGTTAGTCTTGACTTACTAGCAGGTGTAAATGTGTTGAAAGATGGGCTAGTAGAAGAATATATCAGCAATGGAGGTAACGCCTCGATTGTGTATCCTTCATCAGTATATGGTTCAGCACCAACTCGTGGCAGTTTTTGGGATTTTGCAATTCAGCAGTTCATTACAGGGAAACCACACCAAGGGTCTCAGCCATTTCCACCAGATTTTATGACAGCATGGATTCATGTTGAAGATTTAGCAGACTGCTACATTGCGGTAGCGCAATTTGGCTCCAAAGGAGGACATTACCTTGCTGCGCCTGAAAATTTTAGTATTAGCCAGGTGTCAAAAATGTTTGCCCAGGCTGCTCAAGTAGAATTTATTCCGCCAGTCTTTGAAAACAAAGACAAAGTTATATTTGATGATTCTCATACTAGAGAAGTACTTCAACTTCAATGGAAGTATAAAGTGGCTGATGAGATGAAAGGTTGGGTAGAGAGAATAAAAGAGTTAGGAACTTATTTTTTAGAGTAA
- a CDS encoding GNAT family N-acetyltransferase — protein MSQYRFKQSFSDDPSLSDKLFDLMEVTFPGLSSLAECARKLGASWETASTPFMRFHDDIAITHVGVLEIPMQIMGQRLTVGGIHGVATRAEYRRRGYYREVMEEVLGYCDRDRLYETLVLTTPQPEFYLPFGFRVVEEHIFKVKCNSTGGTDSFRILDFANIKDYTLLHRLLETRIPVSNIVGVVNEKPVFCVNEGSRPLYYAEDLDLIACMEIEDNRLHLFDLVTTQICSLKNIISKITQPIEEAVIYFSPELLDVKDVQAFTHTFDETVLMVRGKFAAEGEKFMLPRSARC, from the coding sequence ATGAGCCAGTATCGTTTCAAACAGTCATTCTCTGATGATCCCAGCTTAAGCGATAAGCTTTTTGACTTGATGGAAGTCACATTTCCCGGACTCAGCAGTTTAGCAGAATGTGCAAGAAAACTAGGTGCATCCTGGGAAACAGCTTCAACTCCGTTTATGCGCTTTCATGATGATATAGCGATTACCCATGTGGGAGTGTTAGAAATTCCCATGCAAATTATGGGACAAAGGCTCACTGTCGGAGGAATTCATGGAGTAGCTACCCGTGCAGAGTATCGCCGGAGAGGGTATTACCGGGAAGTGATGGAGGAAGTGCTAGGGTATTGCGATCGCGATCGCCTTTACGAAACCCTGGTACTGACGACACCACAACCAGAGTTTTACTTACCTTTTGGCTTTCGTGTTGTCGAAGAACACATCTTTAAAGTTAAGTGTAACTCCACAGGTGGCACTGATAGCTTCAGAATACTGGATTTTGCAAATATTAAAGATTACACATTGCTACACAGACTTTTAGAAACACGCATTCCTGTCTCTAATATAGTTGGCGTAGTCAACGAAAAACCTGTATTCTGTGTCAATGAAGGAAGTCGTCCTTTATACTATGCAGAAGATTTAGATTTAATCGCCTGTATGGAGATAGAAGATAACCGACTTCATCTTTTCGATTTAGTGACAACGCAGATATGTTCTTTAAAGAATATTATTAGTAAGATAACTCAACCCATTGAAGAAGCGGTGATTTACTTTAGTCCAGAACTTCTGGATGTCAAAGATGTGCAAGCATTCACCCATACTTTTGATGAAACTGTGCTGATGGTTCGCGGCAAATTTGCGGCGGAGGGCGAGAAATTTATGCTACCCCGTTCTGCAAGGTGTTGA
- a CDS encoding Uma2 family endonuclease — MYQTDPPRSPKDVLPTMYDLPSEDPEEPGLPDQFHLLQPRLLDETFRPPNYPSDEIFVASDLNLYYDPRHPLWHKRPDWFAVLGVSRLYEQRDLRLSYVLWQEGVQPFIVVELLSPGTEKEDLGQTLRDVKQPPGKWEVYEQILRVPYYIVFDRYKYKLRVFKLDGGRYAEITLSESRFWIPELELGLGVWQGRYQNVEQPWLRWYDWTGCWVLTSTEQESQRAEQERLRAERLIAQLRRHEVACR; from the coding sequence ATGTATCAAACTGACCCGCCGCGATCGCCAAAAGATGTATTGCCGACCATGTATGATCTTCCCAGTGAAGATCCAGAGGAGCCTGGTTTGCCCGATCAGTTTCATTTATTGCAACCTCGTCTGTTAGACGAAACCTTTCGTCCACCAAATTATCCTAGCGACGAGATATTTGTTGCTAGCGATCTAAATCTTTATTATGACCCGCGCCATCCACTGTGGCATAAACGACCAGATTGGTTTGCCGTTTTAGGTGTTTCCCGTCTCTACGAACAACGAGATTTACGCTTAAGTTATGTCCTTTGGCAAGAGGGAGTTCAGCCTTTTATTGTGGTTGAATTGCTGTCTCCCGGAACTGAAAAGGAAGACTTAGGGCAGACATTGCGAGATGTCAAGCAACCACCAGGAAAATGGGAAGTGTATGAACAGATTCTACGTGTGCCTTATTATATAGTATTTGATCGGTACAAATATAAATTAAGGGTGTTTAAATTAGACGGTGGTCGTTATGCTGAGATAACACTGTCAGAGTCGCGCTTCTGGATACCAGAACTAGAATTAGGCTTGGGTGTCTGGCAGGGACGCTATCAAAATGTAGAACAGCCTTGGTTACGGTGGTATGATTGGACAGGCTGCTGGGTATTGACTTCTACAGAACAAGAAAGTCAACGGGCTGAACAAGAAAGACTACGGGCCGAACGGTTGATTGCACAATTGCGTAGACACGAAGTGGCTTGTCGCTAG